A region from the Medicago truncatula cultivar Jemalong A17 chromosome 6, MtrunA17r5.0-ANR, whole genome shotgun sequence genome encodes:
- the LOC25495367 gene encoding disease resistance protein RPV1 codes for MSSSSFFPQTAVISGYQQARRRTDTRIHDVFLSFRGKDTRASFTSHLYASLQNAGINVFRDDDSLKRGHCISKSIKRAIEESEISIIIFSKNYAKSRWCLNELLTIMECRRSIGQVVLPVFYDVDPSEVRHQTGEFGNSFEYRWNNPNINLSKTVREKKLLVKWRKALLKAASLAGFVVLNFRNESEVIKDIVNNVTHLLDKTDLFIANNPVGVESRVQDMIQLLDQDIQQSNDVLLLGMWGMGGVGKTTIAKAIYNKIGHNFDGRSFLANIREVWEQNVGRVNLQEKLLFDICKEMTIKIQSVENGKNILKDRLCHKRVLIVLDDVNTLDQLDALCGSCKWFGSGSRIIITTRDRHILCGDRANHVYEMKHMDESESIELFSWHAFKQVSPTKDFIEFSRNVVEYSGGLPLALEVLGSYLFDREVREWKSTLDKLKRIPNNQVQKKLRISYDGLNDDIEKEIFLDVACFFIGMDRNDVTLILDGCGLFAEIGISILVERSLITVDDKNKLGMHDLLRDMGREIIREKSPEELEERCRLWFHDDVLHVLSEHTGTKAIKGLALKLPRSNEKCFSTKAFKKMKRLRLLQLSGVKLDGDFEYLSRNLKLLSWNGFSLTHIPNNFHRENLVSIELQNSNVSLLWKEDQRLEKLKILNLSHSHCLTHTPDFSYLPNLEKLVLKDCPMLSEVCPTIGDLTEILLIDLEDCVSLRSLPRSIYKLKSLKILILSGCLMIDKLEDDLEQMESLTTLLANNTAITTVPFSVVRSKSIGYISLCGYEGLSHDVFPSIIWSWMSPTNNLPPLFQTSNIMSSLVPLDVPHSSSHELSSISMYLPNLRSLWVECSSERQLSHDAAIILDALHTINRKELEPTATTSQVSKHSLKSLLIQIGMNCQATNILKDIILQNIDVNSSGGCLLPGDSYPNWLTFLSEGSSVTLEVPQVEGRNLKTMMCIVYTSTPDNITSSGLKNVLVKNYTKATIQLYKSEALVSFEDEEALRVVSSIEPGNKVEVVVVFENSFIVKKTAVYLVYDEPSVKRFSTEEEPTDDFNQNRKKKNRVE; via the exons ATGTCTTCCTCTAGTTTCTTCCCCCAAACTGCGGTAATTTCGGGTTACCAACAGGCAAGAAGAAGAACCGACACAAGGATCCATGACGTGTTCCTAAGTTTCAGAGGCAAAGATACTCGTGCTTCCTTCACTTCACATCTCTATGCTTCTCTTCAGAACGCTGGAATCAACGTTTTTAGAGACGATGATTCGCTTAAAAGAGGACATTgcatttcaaaatcaataaaacgaGCAATTGAAGAATCTGAAATTTCTattatcattttctcaaaaaattatGCGAAATCGCGTTGGTGTCTAAATGAGTTGTTGACGATAATGGAGTGTCGCAGAAGCATAGGGCAGGTGGTGCTTCCGGTGTTCTATGATGTTGATCCCTCAGAAGTACGTCATCAAACTGGTGAGTTTGGAAATTCATTTGAATATCGTTGGAacaatccaaacataaatcttTCAAAGACAGTCAGAGAAAAGAAGCTGCTGGTGAAGTGGAGAAAAGCACTTCTAAAGGCGGCTAGCCTAGCAGGATTTGTAGTCTTGAATTTCag GAATGAAAGTGAGGTTATCAAGGATATTGTTAACAATGTAACGCATTTGCTTGACAAGACAGATTTGTTTATTGCTAATAATCCGGTGGGAGTTGAATCTCGAGTTCAAGATATGATTCAACTGCTAGACCAAGATATCCAACAATCAAATGATGTTCTCCTACTAGGGATGTGGGGTATGGGAGGAGTTGGTAAAACAACCATTGCCAAAGCTATTTACAATAAAATTGGCCATAATTTTGATGGTAGAAGCTTCCTTGCAAATATTAGGGAAGTTTGGGAGCAAAATGTTGGCCGGGTGAATTTACAAGAAAAACTTCTCTTTGATATCTGCAAAGAAATGACAATAAAAATACAAAGTGTTGAAAACggaaaaaacatattaaaggATAGACTCTGCCATAAAAGAGTATTGattgtacttgatgatgttaaTACACTTGACCAACTGGATGCTTTGTGTGGAAGTTGTAAATGGTTTGGTTCGGGGAGTAGAATAATCATTACAACAAGGGATAGGCATATACTTTGTGGGGATAGGGCTAACCATGTATATGAAATGAAACACATGGATGAAAGTGAATCAATTGAGCTATTTAGTTGGCATGCATTCAAGCAAGTGAGTCCGACAAAAgattttattgaattttctaGAAATGTAGTTGAGTATTCTGGGGGGTTGCCACTAGCATTGGAAGTCCTTGGGTCATATTTATTCGATAGAGAAGTAAGAGAATGGAAAAGTACATTGGACAAACTCAAAAGAATTCCTAATAATCAAGTACAAAAGAAGTTAAGAATAAGCTACGATGGTTTAAATGATGACATTGAGAAAGAAATATTCCTCGATGTAGCTTGTTTCTTTATTGGGATGGACCGAAATGACGTTACACTTATATTAGATGGATGTGGACTTTTTGCAGAAATTGGAATAAGTATCCTTGTTGAGCGAAGTCTTATAACTGTTGATGATAAGAACAAACTTGGAATGCATGATTTGTTGCGAGATATGGGAAGAGAAATCATTCGTGAGAAATCACCAGAGGAGCTCGAGGAGCGTTGCAGGTTGTGGTTTCATGACGATGTGCTTCATGTATTGTCAGAACATACG GGAACAAAAGCTATTAAGGGACTGGCTTTGAAGTTGCCAAGATccaatgaaaaatgttttagtACTAAAGCATTCAAGAAGATGAAGAGACTTAGACTGCTTCAACTTTCTGGAGTAAAACTTGATGGAGATTTTGAATATCTTTCGAGAAATCTGAAATTGCTGTCTTGGAATGGATTTTCTTTAACACATATACCTAATAACTTTCATAGAGAAAATTTAGTTTCCATCGAGTTACAGAATAGCAATGTCAGTCTTTTATGGAAAGAGGACCAG AGGTTGGAAAAGCTGAAAATTCTAAATCTTAGTCATTCTCATTGTCTGACGCACACCCCTGACTTTTCATACTTGCCTAATCTTGAGAAGCTGGTACTCAAAGATTGTCCAATGTTGTCTGAGGTTTGTCCTACCATTGGAGATCTCACTGAAATACTTCTAATAGATTTGGAAGATTGTGTTAGCCTTCGTAGCCTTCCAAGAAGCATCTATAAGTTGAAATCTTTGAAAATACTCATTCTTTCTGGGTGTTTAATGATTGACAAGTTGGAAGACGACTTGGAACAAATGGAATCATTAACCACTCTTCTAGCAAACAACACTGCAATAACAACAGTGCCCTTTTCAGTAGTAAGGTCAAAAAGCATTGGATATATCTCTCTATGTGGCTATGAAGGACTTTCACATGATGTGTTTCCATCTATCATCTGGTCTTGGATGTCACCAACAAATAATCTTCCACCCCTATTTCAAACATCTAATATCATGTCATCTCTTGTTCCTCTAGATGTACCACATAGTAGTTCCCACGAACTATCATCGATTTCCATGTACCTTCCAAATCTTCGAAGTCTTTGGGTGGAGTGCAGTTCAGAACGTCAACTTTCTCATGATGCAGCAATAATTTTGGATGCCTTGCATACCATAAATCGTAAGGAGTTGGAACCAACTGCAACTACGTCACAAGTATCAAAACATTCCTTGAAGTCTCTTTTAATTCAAATTGGAATGAATTGCCAAGCCACTAATATTCTGAAAGATATAATTTTACAG AATATAGATGTCAATAGTAGTGGTGGTTGTTTGCTTCCTGGTGATAGTTATCCAAATTGGTTAACCTTTCTTTCGGAAGGTTCTTCTGTAACTTTAGAAGTCCCTCAAGTGGAAGGGCGTAACTTGAAGACAATGATGTGCATTGTCTATACTTCAACCCCAGATAACATAACATCAAGTGGCCTTAAAAATGTGTTAGTGAAAAATTACACAAAGGCCACCATTCAGCTCTATAAGAGCGAGGCATTAGTCTCCTTTGAAGATGAGGAGGCTCTGAGGGTAGTATCAAGTATAGAACCCGGTAACAAAGTGGAGGTCGTTGTTGTTTTTGAGAACAGTTTCATTGTGAAAAAGACAGCAGTTTATCTCGTATACGATGAACCATCTGTCAAGAGATTCTCTACTGAAGAGGAGCCCACTGATGACTTCAATCAGaacagaaagaagaaaaaccGAGTGGAATGA
- the LOC112422684 gene encoding uncharacterized protein: MDASWCGGSLLPGDSYPYWLAFNSEGSSVTFEVPQVKGRTLKKVMICIVYSSTLDNITSDGLTSLLVKNYTKATIQLYKREAAVSFEDEEGERVVSSIEAGNKVEIVVVFKNGFIVKKTAVYLIYDEPIGETMEQCHARTYKNVNVCSGDKTESFEREVSSHAEEKNQPIVSSDEENEGFVRRVYLAQDKNEPIVCSAEEKEGFVRKVSPQVAPIDDLKHNKKKKILKRRWKTVKEWLDKYWCC, encoded by the coding sequence ATGGATGCCAGTTGGTGTGGTGGTAGTTTGCTTCCTGGTGATAGTTATCCATATTGGTTAGCCTTCAACTCCGAAGGTTCTTCGGTAACTTTTGAAGTACCTCAAGTGAAAGGGCGTACGTTGAAGAAAGTAATGATATGCATTGTCTATTCTTCAACCTTGGATAACATAACATCAGATGGCCTTACAAGCTTGTTGGTGAAAAATTACACGAAGGCCACCATTCAACTCTATAAGAGAGAGGCAGCAGTCTCCTTTGAAGATGAGGAGGGGGAGAGAGTAGTATCAAGTATAGAAGCTGGTAACAAAGTtgagattgttgttgtttttaagaaCGGTTTCATTGTGAAGAAGACAGCTGTTTATCTCATATATGATGAACCAATTGGTGAAACTATGGAGCAATGTCATGCACGGACATATAAGAATGTTAATGTTTGTAGTGGTGATAAAACTGAAAGCTTTGAAAGAGAGGTCTCTTCTCATGCAGAAGAAAAGAATCAACCTATTGTTAGTagtgatgaagaaaatgaaggcTTTGTCAGAAGGGTCTATCTTGCGCAAGATAAGAATGAACCAATTGTTTGTAGTGCTGAAGAAAAGGAAGGCTTTGTCAGGAAGGTATCTCCTCAAGTGGCTCCCATTGATGATTTAAAGcataacaaaaagaagaaaattctcAAGAGGAGATGGAAGACAGTAAAAGAATGGTTGGATAAGTATTGGTGCTGCTAG